The DNA region CGAGGTTCGTCGGATGGCTAACGACTTCGACGCCGCGGGCCTGGACCATCGCGAACACCGAGGCATAGTCCGAGCCCGAACCATCGTCGACGACCACCACTGTGGAGTCCGCAAGCGCGTCGACCAGATCGACCAACGCCTTGCCAGGTTGGTAGGACGGGATCAAGACGATCATCTCTGTCGACCTATCCGGCCACGTAGATGATGTCGGAGGTGCCGCGTTCGCGGTCTCTGCCCAGCGGGTCGTTGATCAGATCTCCGTCGAGCACCATGGTGGTCGAGCCGCCGCCATCGAGGTTGTAGCCGACCTGTACGCCGCGATCGAGGAGCAGCTGCGCCAACTCGGTCATCGTCATGCCGCGTGAGTAGCCGGCGCTGCGGCCATCGACAGCTGCGAACAGGAAGTGGTTGGCAGCGATCATCCCGATCGCGGTTCGGGGCTGATTGCCCTGAACGGAGTGGTTGCCCACGTTGGTGTCGATCTCGACGTCGTCGATGCCTTCGACGATTGCTCCACCGTTGACGAGCCCGGGTCCGAAGGACCAGGTCTGCCAGGCGCCCTTGGCGAGCAGATCATCGGCGGAGGTGCTCGTCTCGTCGTAGAGGGAGAGGGTGCCGTCGGTGCGCAACAGCAGACCCTGACGGGCGCCGGCGTCGCGATAGGCCACGCCGTTGCGGATGACGATGCCGGTGTCTCGGAAGCCGTAGTAGTCACCGTTGATCGCCAGCACCGCGCCCGCCTGCGCTGCGATGTCGGAGGTCTTGGCGATGACGTTGGTGCCGAATGTGTCCTCGGCGAAGGCCGCGCGGATGATCGTCGCGTCGCTGACCTGTACGTCGGCGACGTAGGCGGTGACCTTGTCGTTCCCGCTGCCGGTCACCACCGTGTCGATGGAGATCGTCGCCGTACTGCTCGCATATCCGGTCGCGCTGGCTTGCCCGTTCTTGGCCGCGGCGGCGACGGTGACGTCGCCGGTGCCGAGGGTGTCGGTCGAGGTCACCTCGACGTGCGGGATCAGATAGCGATCCGCTGCCCAGCCCGCCGTGCCGCCGATTCCGGCGAGGAGGCCGAGCCCACCGACGATGAAGCCGCGGCGACTGACACCTGACATGAGGAGCCTTCCTTCGAAGTGGCTTCCCATTAGGTCAAGGTCTGCTGGGCGCGGTCCGGGAGGCGGCTAGGTGGCTGCTGTGAGTGCTGTTCGGATCGGGAGAAGGACACTCGATGCGTTGCCGAGTACGGCCAGGGCACTCTCGTTTAGACATCCGCGTCCGGGTCGCTGGACAAACATTCGAATATTGCCTATAATCAGATACATGTTCGAGTCGAAGCTGGAGGAAGCGCTCGGTGATCCGAGCGCCTTGCTCCGGCTGGCTGCGGACACGGTGGCGGCCGAGCGGCAGGCTGGCTGTCGGAAGCTGGTGATCGCTGCGGCGTGGGCGGGCTGTCATGGTGCGCCGGCGGAGCTGGAGCTTGCTGATGATGCCGCGATCGAGGCACAGAGTGCGTTGGTTGACCGGTTCGTCCGGATCGGGCCAACGGGTACGCCGCTGGTGGCCGAGTGCTCGCCCGCCGAGCTGGGAAAGGCGCTGCAGACCGGACCGGCAGCGGCCAAGAGCCTGATGCGAGTGGCCCTGATTGTGCGCTATCGGCTGCCCAGGCTGTGGGAGCGGGTGAAGGCCGGAGAAGTCTGGTTGTGGAAGGTTCGCCAGATTGCCGAGCGCTCCGCGCATCTCGGGGCGTTGACGTCGTGGTGCCTGGACATGCAGATCACCCGGTGGGTCGAGCAGGTGGCGTGGGCACGGTTCCTCGACATCTTCGATGCGGCGCTACTGCGGGTCGACGAAGACACCTACCGGCGTCGTGCCGAAGAGGCTGCCGGGCAGCGAGACGTGCGCTCGTTTCGTGGGGAGCAGGGGCTGCGGACTCTGGTCGCTCGGATGGAGGCTGGCGATGACGCCGCGTTCATGGCGCTGGTGAACCGGGTTGCGCAGTGTCTGGCGGAGGAAGGGGATGAAGATCCTGTCGGGATCCGCCGGTCGAAGGCGATGGGGATCATCGCTCACCAGGCCAAGCTGAGGGATATCCTCGCGCGGCACGCCGCCGATCCGGACGATCCACGACACCCGGAAGAGCGGGTGGCTGCGCACTTGGACGACCCAACGGATCCATGGGCGGAAGACGATGTCCCTCAGGCGGGATGGCAGACCGCTGGGCATGGGAACTATCATCAGCCTGGGTTCGATGATCTCGACGACCTCGAGGACTGCTGGAACGCCCAATCCGAGCCTGCATCAGAAGAACCGGTGTCAGAGGGTGGTGCCACGGCTGACGGTTCGGAGTCGCCGGTCGATGAGGACGATCGGGCCTGGCTCGACGAGCAGCGTGATACTCGGCCGGCTGCGGCGGACGGACGCTCGGAAGAGGCCGTGGAGGCGGCCGGGATGGATGCTTCGCCTTCTCCCGCGGCCTTCGGTTCCGCCGAGCCCGGCTCTTGCGCGACCTCTCGTGATGAGCGTGGCGCGTGCCGGGCATGTGGGTCGACGTATGACCTACGGCCCTTCACCAAGGCTGGTCTCGCCGCATGTGCGACCAAGGCCGTCATTCACGTCCATGTCACCGATCAGACGCTGATCGACCAACATGGGGTGCTGCGGACCGCGGACGGGCCGATCACCTTGGAACAGTTCCGGCGCTGGCTCACCGATGCTGATCCCACGATCACGATCCGACCAGTGTTGGATCCGGCGGCGGTCGCACCCGTGGACAGCTATGAAATCCCGATGGCGATCCGCGAGGCCGTGCACACCCGGCATCCGGGGTCGGTGTGGCCGTTCAGCCCGGTTACCGAGATCAGCACCGGTGGCCGACTCGACTTGGACCACACCAGGAGCTATCGCAAGAACGGACCACCGGGTCAGACTTCGGTCGACAGTCTCGCACCGCTGGCCAGATCGGAGCATCGGGCCAAGACCGTCGGTGGCTGGCAGGTCCGAAGTCCGAGCCTGGGTACGTATGTGTGGCGATCACCCCACGGCTGGATCAGCATCGTCACCAACCAAGGCACCCTGCTGCTCGGCGACGGGCCTTGGACTTGCCAACTCTGGGAGACGGTTTCTAGCACCGGGGCCGGAGCTGATTCAGCGCAGGCGAACTCCGCGCTTTGAAACATCAGCGCCCTGAGTGAGCCGCGTCGGCGATCTGCTCCAGTTGGGTGCGGTACGCCGCCCAGCGCTCGGGCGTCCAGCCCGGCAGATTCGGGTCTTGGGTCGGGGGAGCATCCAGCAGCAGCTCACGGACGATGTCGGCGTGGCCGGCGTGATGTGCGGTCTCGGCGATCATGTGCACGATGATCTGGCCGAGCGTGACGTCGGCCTTCTCCGGTCGCCACCAGGGCACCCGGCCCGGCGAGTCCAGCTCCAGTGCTTCGATGGTCGCGTCGGCTTGGCGTGCGGATTCCTCGTATAGGGCGACGATCTGCTCGCGGGACTCGTCGGCGGTCGCCCACATGTCGGCGTTCAGTTCAGCATCCTCATCGAACCAGGGCAGTGCCTGCCCATGATCGCGACCGAAGGTCTCACCGAAGTAGCCGAGACTGACACTGGCGGTGTGCTTGACGATGCCGAGCAGATTCGTGCCGGACGGCGTCAGCGGCCAGCGGACCTGGCGATCATCCAGGCCGTCGAGAGTGGCGAGCAGCGCGGCGCGCTCCTTGCCGAGGTAGCGGAGCAGGGTCTGCTTTGGGGCAGTCATGTAGTCGACGATAGGCGAGGGGATGGATGAGAGGCTTGGGTCCATGACCTCTCCCGCACCCGAGCATCTGCGTAACCTGCTGTTCCGGCTCGCCGGCATCGACACCACCTCCCTCGCTGATGCGGGCCGCGGCGTGGTCGGCGTGCTGCCGGCGGAGATCCGGCCAGTACGCCCAGGTTTGCGGATCCTCGGCACCGCGGTGACCGTCGAGGCCAGGGACGATCTGATGCCGATGCTCGCCGGACTGCGGTTGGCCGGTCCCGGCGATGTGCTCATGGTGGCTGGCAGCTCCGAGCACGCCGTGGCCGGCGAGTTGTTCGGGACAGAGGCCCTGCGACGCGGGATGGCCGGCATCGTGATCGACGGTTACTGCCGCGACACCCGTACGCTCGCGACCCTCGAGCTTCCCGTCTACTCCCGAGGCGCCGTGCCCTCTGCACCCGGCGCGTCCTCCGCTCAGCCGGTGGTGCAGGTGCCGATCACCGTCGGCGGAGTCGAGGTCTGTCCGGGCGACATCGTGGTCGGCGACGAGGACGGCGTGGTGATCGCCGGGGCCGAAGCCTTCGCCTCGGTGATCGACATGGCGGAGGAGATCCAGCAACGCGAGCAGGGACTGCAGCGTGCGATCGCCGCCGGTGAGTCGCTCTTCGACCACGTCGACTTCGACGCGCACCTGGCCCGGCTGCAGGCCGGCGAGCCCAGCAAGCTGAGCTTCTCGTGAAGAACTTTGCCCGGCGCGCCGCGCACGTACAGCCGTCGGCGATTCGCGAACTGCTGCGACTCGGCGCCGATCCCGAGGTGATCTCCTTCGGCGGCGGCTACCCGGACCCGGCGCTGTTCCCGGTCGAGGAACTGGCCGAGATCTACGCCCGGCTGCTGCGCCCCGAGCACGCTAAGAATCTGCAATACACCGCCTCCAATGGGCTTCCCGAACTGCGAGCCCAGGTGGCCGCACGGATGACCGCCGACGGCATCGATTGCACCGCCGACGACGTACTGATCATCCAAGGCGCGCAGCAGGGTCTCGATCTCACCGCGCGGCTGCTCGTCGATCCCGGCGACGTGATCGTCACCGAGGACCCGACCTTCCTCGGCGCGCTGATCGCGTTCGCTCCCACCGAACCGGAGTATGCCGTCGTCGGCACCGACGAGCGCGGCATCGACACCGACCACCTCTCCGACGTCCTGGCCGCCAATCCCCGGGCGCGGCTGATCTACACCATGCCGGAGTTCCAGAACCCCACCGGTGTCACCCTCAGCCTGGAGCGACGGCATCGGCTGATCGAACTGGCCAACCAGCACGATCTCATCGTTCTCGAGGACACCCCATACCGTGCGCTGCGCTACGAGGGGACCTCGCTGCCCACCCTCAAGAGCTTGGACACCGAGGGCCGCGTCATCCATCTCGGCAGCTTCTCCAAGATCCTCGCGCCGTCGATGCGGCTCGGCTGGGTGGTCGCCGCGCCGGCGATCCTGGAGAAGCTCGCGCTGCTCAAGCTCGCGGCCGACACCCAGAACAGCACCCTCAACATGGCCGCCACCTCCGACTACCTGAGCCGGTACGACATCGACGCCCACCTGGCACAGGCCCGACCGGTGTATCGGCACAAACGCGACCTGATGCTCTCGACCCTCGCCGCCACGCTTCCGGCAGGAGTCAGCTACACCCACTCCGAGGGCGGGCTGTTCACCTGGCTCGCTTTCCCGGAGGGCTTCGATGCCGGCGCGTTCATGGCCGACACCTTGCTGCCGCGGGCGAAGGTGGCGTACGTGCCCGGTGGCACCTTCTTCCCGATCACCCAGCAGCCGAACCATGCCCGGTTGAGCTTCTCCGGCATCGACGATGATCGGCTGGTGCAGGGCATCACCGCACTGGGCAACTTGGTGACCGAGCACCTACGCTAGAGGGCGACATGACGACTATTGATCTCGGGCTACCGCCGCTGCCACCACCCACCCTCGCACCGCGCAAGCGCACCCGGCAGATCAAGGTCGGCAAGGTGCTCGTCGGCGGCGATGCGCCGATCAGCGTCCAGTCCATGACCACGACCCTGACCGCGAACATCAACGCCACCCTGCAGCAGATCGCCGAGTTGACCGCGACCGGCTGTGACATCGTCCGGGTCGCCGTGCCGAGCCAGGACGACGCGGAGGCGTTGCCGGCGATCGCCCGGAAGTCGCAGATCCCGGTGATCGCCGACATCCACTTCCAGCCGAAGTACGTGTTCGCCGCGATCGAG from Microlunatus phosphovorus NM-1 includes:
- a CDS encoding phosphodiester glycosidase family protein, which encodes MSGVSRRGFIVGGLGLLAGIGGTAGWAADRYLIPHVEVTSTDTLGTGDVTVAAAAKNGQASATGYASSTATISIDTVVTGSGNDKVTAYVADVQVSDATIIRAAFAEDTFGTNVIAKTSDIAAQAGAVLAINGDYYGFRDTGIVIRNGVAYRDAGARQGLLLRTDGTLSLYDETSTSADDLLAKGAWQTWSFGPGLVNGGAIVEGIDDVEIDTNVGNHSVQGNQPRTAIGMIAANHFLFAAVDGRSAGYSRGMTMTELAQLLLDRGVQVGYNLDGGGSTTMVLDGDLINDPLGRDRERGTSDIIYVAG
- a CDS encoding RraA family protein; this translates as MTSPAPEHLRNLLFRLAGIDTTSLADAGRGVVGVLPAEIRPVRPGLRILGTAVTVEARDDLMPMLAGLRLAGPGDVLMVAGSSEHAVAGELFGTEALRRGMAGIVIDGYCRDTRTLATLELPVYSRGAVPSAPGASSAQPVVQVPITVGGVEVCPGDIVVGDEDGVVIAGAEAFASVIDMAEEIQQREQGLQRAIAAGESLFDHVDFDAHLARLQAGEPSKLSFS
- a CDS encoding DUF222 domain-containing protein, producing the protein MFESKLEEALGDPSALLRLAADTVAAERQAGCRKLVIAAAWAGCHGAPAELELADDAAIEAQSALVDRFVRIGPTGTPLVAECSPAELGKALQTGPAAAKSLMRVALIVRYRLPRLWERVKAGEVWLWKVRQIAERSAHLGALTSWCLDMQITRWVEQVAWARFLDIFDAALLRVDEDTYRRRAEEAAGQRDVRSFRGEQGLRTLVARMEAGDDAAFMALVNRVAQCLAEEGDEDPVGIRRSKAMGIIAHQAKLRDILARHAADPDDPRHPEERVAAHLDDPTDPWAEDDVPQAGWQTAGHGNYHQPGFDDLDDLEDCWNAQSEPASEEPVSEGGATADGSESPVDEDDRAWLDEQRDTRPAAADGRSEEAVEAAGMDASPSPAAFGSAEPGSCATSRDERGACRACGSTYDLRPFTKAGLAACATKAVIHVHVTDQTLIDQHGVLRTADGPITLEQFRRWLTDADPTITIRPVLDPAAVAPVDSYEIPMAIREAVHTRHPGSVWPFSPVTEISTGGRLDLDHTRSYRKNGPPGQTSVDSLAPLARSEHRAKTVGGWQVRSPSLGTYVWRSPHGWISIVTNQGTLLLGDGPWTCQLWETVSSTGAGADSAQANSAL
- a CDS encoding DinB family protein encodes the protein MTAPKQTLLRYLGKERAALLATLDGLDDRQVRWPLTPSGTNLLGIVKHTASVSLGYFGETFGRDHGQALPWFDEDAELNADMWATADESREQIVALYEESARQADATIEALELDSPGRVPWWRPEKADVTLGQIIVHMIAETAHHAGHADIVRELLLDAPPTQDPNLPGWTPERWAAYRTQLEQIADAAHSGR
- a CDS encoding aminotransferase-like domain-containing protein; translation: MKNFARRAAHVQPSAIRELLRLGADPEVISFGGGYPDPALFPVEELAEIYARLLRPEHAKNLQYTASNGLPELRAQVAARMTADGIDCTADDVLIIQGAQQGLDLTARLLVDPGDVIVTEDPTFLGALIAFAPTEPEYAVVGTDERGIDTDHLSDVLAANPRARLIYTMPEFQNPTGVTLSLERRHRLIELANQHDLIVLEDTPYRALRYEGTSLPTLKSLDTEGRVIHLGSFSKILAPSMRLGWVVAAPAILEKLALLKLAADTQNSTLNMAATSDYLSRYDIDAHLAQARPVYRHKRDLMLSTLAATLPAGVSYTHSEGGLFTWLAFPEGFDAGAFMADTLLPRAKVAYVPGGTFFPITQQPNHARLSFSGIDDDRLVQGITALGNLVTEHLR